A window from Mytilus galloprovincialis chromosome 8, xbMytGall1.hap1.1, whole genome shotgun sequence encodes these proteins:
- the LOC143085297 gene encoding toll-like receptor 4 translates to MVIIQLFHLLVCFVLMIGVKCHLKTKCSFSHACRCKTSLSKFVEVDCSNSKLKNIPKLPRNVSSVDLSNNDIHNIPEHHFKDNGILSEINLSVNRLHTLKKEMFFGLKNVGKLHMNNNNITETTNDSFSYLQRLSYLDVKKNNISWNNYNVTFPQSLLTLKIDYNASHENLPKISHLETLDVSGSSGQCSIHTVKPDTFRSVPTINELDISACKVNYVHNGSFSFMKNLSILDVSFNTCLRFDGLENVTIDLPFTSIKILKFNKIHKTFQMNTKILKQHLLHLNYTNLEELHGDSNRIQLIEEGTIQQLPASIRKLFVSDNEFSYGQYILDFITTQIEFVNASFLFNSRRDKEREEKCGRPDESSCNKVFKPNYAFDETISRFSTAGRLLPLPRKLKKVLYKDCFLRYDIQQYTISENIVEYVDLSYNIFYSWIGPLLTFDHLQLLDLSNNICSNVSKVFFQSFPNLTELLIQNNLLGFVLPDDTEGEIMQHMPALQFVNLAENRIPSLPYNFFKSHTNLKDIKLGGNMMDNITFQINHMKQLSSLDLSNNRISSLDEHARGNLEEVYKVKNNFSIDISGNPLKCSCDTIEFIKWMSTTKVKILNKRETACLTSRGDQESLLKPNRIFEKLQIECSSYSSLIEGTVASLVVFVFVLIWGICYRNRWRLRYMYYMVKNKYQVQNKGNLDNDSQYEYDAFISYDNNDRFFVHDKLLPCLEREAGFKLCIHKRDFLPGNDIAANITSAIHNSRKVVIVMSHNYLDSYWCMFEYNMAKVESIYSRNKENILFLVFLEQMTAKDLPMMVLELVQSHSYIEYPNDEFGDAVFWNKLKEVLSQ, encoded by the coding sequence ATGGTAATCATACAGCTGTTCCATTTacttgtatgttttgttttgatgATAGGAGTTAAATGTCATTTGAAAACCAAATGCAGCTTTAGCCATGCATGTCGATGTAAAACATCCCTATCGAAATTCGTAGAGGTCGATTGTTCAAACTCGAAACTTAAGAATATACCCAAACTACCAAGAAATGTAAGCAGTGTTGATCTAAGTAACAATGATATACATAACATACCGGAACATCATTTTAAAGACAACGGTATTTTATCTGAAATAAACCTTTCAGTCAATAGATTACATACTctcaaaaaagaaatgttttttggACTGAAAAATGTTGGAAAGCTACATATGAACAATAACAACATTACTGAAACAACGAACGATTCGTTTTCATATTTACAAAGACTATCATATTTAGATGTTAAGAAGAACAATATTAGCTGGAACAATTACAACGTTACATTTCCTCAATCTTTGCTCACATTGAAAATTGATTATAATGCGTCGCATGAAAACCTACCTAAAATATCTCATTTAGAGACTCTAGACGTCTCTGGATCATCTGGGCAATGTAGCATACACACCGTGAAACCAGATACGTTTAGATCTGTACCAACTATAAATGAGTTAGATATATCTGCGTGCAAAGTGAATTATGTTCACAATGGTTCTTTTAGTTTCATGAAAAATTTATCAATTCTAGACGTTTCTTTTAACACATGTCTAAGGTTTGATGGTTTAGAAAATGTGACAATTGATCTTCCATTCACTTCGATTAAAATtctgaaatttaacaaaattcacaaaacatttcaaatgaataCGAAAATTCTGAAACAGCATTTGTTGCATTTAAATTATACAAACTTAGAAGAACTGCATGGCGATAGCAATAGAATTCAACTCATAGAAGAAGGAACTATACAACAACTTCCAGCTTCCATTCGAAAACTTTTTGTTTCCGACAATGAATTTTCGTATGGacaatatattttagattttataacTACGCAAATTGAATTTGTAAATGCGTCGTTTTTATTCAATTCGCGAAGAGATAAAGAACGAGAAGAAAAATGCGGGCGTCCTGATGAATCATCTTGTAATAAAGTCTTTAAACCAAATTATGCATTTGATGAGACAATATCCCGATTCAGCACTGCCGGGAGATTACTGCCACTTCCTCGAAAACTGAAAAAAGTTCTTTACAAAGACTGCTTTCTTCGATATGATATACAACAGTATACAATTTCCGAAAACATAGTGGAATATGTAGATTTgagttataatattttctattcgtGGATAGGTCCACTTCTTACATTTGACCATCTTCAATTGCTAGATTTGTCTAATAACATATGTTCGAATGTGTCAAAGGTATTTTTTCAAAGCTTCCCAAATCTAACAGAGTTACTGATACAAAATAATCTACTTGGCTTTGTACTTCCGGATGACACTGAAGGGGAGATAATGCAACATATGCCAGCCCTTCAATTTGTGAATTTGGCAGAAAATAGAATTCCCAGTTTACCGTATAATTTTTTTAAGTCTCATACAAATTTGAAAGACATTAAATTAGGAGGAAATATGATGGATAATATTACCTTCCAAATTAACCACATGAAACAATTATCAAGTCTCGATCTTTCTAACAATAGAATTTCTAGTTTAGATGAACATGCTCGTGGTAATTTAGAAGAGGTATACAAAGTGAAAAACAATTTTTCAATTGATATAAGTGGGAATCCATTAAAATGTAGTTGTGATACAATAGAATTTATTAAGTGGATGTCAACAACAAAAGTCAAGATTCTAAATAAACGCGAAACCGCATGCTTGACGTCTCGTGGGGACCAAGAATCATTATTAAAACCAAATAGAATTTTTGAAAAGCTTCAAATTGAATGTTCGTCGTATTCATCTTTGATTGAAGGTACAGTAGCATCATTGGTCGTTTTCGTGTTTGTGCTAATTTGGGGCATATGTTACCGCAATAGGTGGCGCTTACGATATATGTATTACATGGtgaaaaataaatatcaagtGCAAAATAAAGGAAACCTCGACAATGATAGCCAGTATGAATACGATGCTTTTATATCCTACGATAACAATGATAGATTTTTCGTTCATGACAAACTTTTGCCTTGTCTGGAACGGGAAGCTGGGTTTAAGCTTTGTATCCACAAAAGAGATTTTCTACCTGGAAATGACATTGCAGCAAACATCACATCTGCAATTCACAACAGCCGAAAAGTGGTTATTGTTATGTCCCATAATTATCTGGATTCGTATTGGTGTATGTTTGAATACAACATGGCGAAAGTGGAAAGTATTTATTCTAGAAATAAGgaaaacatattatttttagTATTTCTAGAGCAAATGACAGCAAAGGATTTACCAATGATGGTTTTGGAGCTAGTTCAATCCCACTCTTACATCGAGTACCCAAACGATGAATTTGGTGATGCAGTGTTTTGGAATAAATTAAAGGAAGTTTTATCGCagtaa